The Deinococcus hopiensis KR-140 genome has a window encoding:
- a CDS encoding transposase family protein — protein sequence MNRKQFRRRTGVYPETFAEMEEVLTLREGQKKKSGRPAALSVAEQLLMTLEFWREYRTFAHLGDDWGVHEATVHRTVERVEAALIASARFQLPKKRVFQEAQLVYSIVAVDASEVPCERPKKSSARGTAARKSGTP from the coding sequence ATGAATCGCAAGCAGTTCCGTCGACGCACCGGGGTCTACCCGGAAACGTTTGCTGAGATGGAAGAGGTGCTGACCCTACGCGAAGGACAGAAAAAGAAATCAGGCCGCCCCGCCGCGCTCAGCGTGGCGGAACAACTGCTGATGACCCTGGAATTCTGGCGCGAGTACCGGACCTTCGCCCACCTGGGTGACGACTGGGGTGTGCACGAAGCCACCGTGCATCGCACGGTGGAACGCGTGGAAGCGGCTCTGATTGCCAGTGCACGGTTCCAGCTGCCCAAGAAACGCGTGTTTCAGGAAGCACAACTCGTGTACAGCATCGTCGCGGTCGATGCTTCCGAAGTGCCCTGTGAACGGCCCAAAAAAAGCAGCGCGCGTGGTACAGCGGCAAGAAAAAGCGGCACACCCTGA
- a CDS encoding helix-turn-helix domain-containing protein: MVAKTDKGPTESRVTFGRRLREERQKRQMTLEDLAEASGITWSYIAQVEVGRRNISVDNMHLLAAGVGVPLRELL, encoded by the coding sequence ATGGTGGCGAAAACGGACAAGGGGCCGACAGAGTCCAGGGTGACCTTTGGCAGGCGTCTTCGTGAGGAGCGGCAGAAACGGCAGATGACGCTGGAGGATTTGGCCGAGGCGAGCGGCATCACCTGGTCCTACATTGCTCAGGTCGAGGTGGGACGCAGAAATATCTCCGTGGATAACATGCACTTGCTGGCAGCGGGGGTAGGCGTGCCGCTCAGAGAGTTGTTGTAG